From one Candoia aspera isolate rCanAsp1 chromosome 17, rCanAsp1.hap2, whole genome shotgun sequence genomic stretch:
- the POLA2 gene encoding DNA polymerase alpha subunit B, which produces MGPGIMDAVVADLKVFGLDFAEGEDKDAIAEKLEECCAAGWVTQSELGDELIAFAMRKEILLLTLENLYAFEHEGLNKRATRPPRRKEDRWSGLGDISSVQEPLDVNEEDEDLLDAYASPSKPSQKRAITTPENPCSKRTPSGRSPRLAFSPNSFSPSATPSQKYGSRKNRGEVVASFGSAPGTRSTRSPPLVRVYNAPHLLTKPYKFMFQDLMENRDVLSYKIEELGDALKAHYKIEEFSSVIVPVQESVTVLGQIGCDSNGKLNAHSVILEGDHEHSSGAMIPVNILELLDYSLFPGQVVVMEGMNSTGKRLIASRLYEGVPLPFHKPTEAAADSEPRMVLVSCGPYTTSDSIAYEPMVDLLEIINRDKPDVCILLGPFLDAKHKQVEEGQLIVSYDEVFRKCLKTIIEGTRSAGSHLVVVPSLRDVHHVCIYPQPPFAYELSKEDRQRVLFVPDPCTLEIDGVIFGLTSVDVLFHVGAEEISRSSGLQDRFSRILRHILTQRSYYPLYPPPEDMNVDYEHFYPHASLPLTPDFLITPSDLKYFIKDILGCICINPSRLTKGQVGGCYGQLWVQPQTWGAERKSPCIAAQVIKI; this is translated from the exons ATGGGGCCGGGGATTATGGATGCCGTGGTGGCCGACCTCAAGGTCTTCGGGCTGGATTTCGCGGAGGGGGAAGACAAGGACGCGATTGCCGAGAAAC TAGAAGAATGCTGCGCGGCGGGATGGGTGACCCAGTCGGAATTAGGGGACGAGCTGATCGCTTTTGCCATGCGCAAGGAGATCCTTCTTCTGACTCTGGAGAACTTATATGCCTTCGAACACGAG gGGCTAAACAAGAGAGCCACGAGGCCGCCCAGGAGGAAGGAGGACCGGTGGTCCGGCCTGGGGGACATCAGCTCCGTTCAAGAGCC TCTGGACGTCAACGAGGAAGACGAGGACCTGCTGGATGCCTACGCGTCGCCCTCAAAA CCCTCTCAGAAACGTGCCATCACCACGCCGGAGAACCCCTGTTCCAAGCGGACCCCCTCTGGCCGCAGCCCCCGCCTGGCCTTCTCGCCCAACAGCTTCTCGCCCAG TGCCACCCCTTCCCAAAAGTACGGCTCCCGGAAGAATCGTGGCGAAGTGGTGGCCTCTTTTGGGTCGGCACCAGGCACCAGAAGCACCAGGTCTCCCCCTTTGGTTCGGGTGTACAATGCCCCCCATTTGCTCACCAAACCGTACAAATTTATGTTCCAGGATCTGATGGAGAACCGTGATG tgcTGTCCTACAAGATTGAAGAACTGGGAGATGCTCTAAAGGCGCATTACAAAATAGAAGAATTTTCCTCTGTCATCGTGCCGGTGCAG GAGTCCGTGACCGTCTTGGGCCAGATTGGCTGTGATTCGAACGGGAAGCTGAACGCCCACTCAGTCATCCTGGAAGGGGACCACGAGCACTCGTCGGGGGCCATGATCCCAGTCAACATTTTGGAGCTCTTGGACTATTCCCTGTTCCCAGGACAG GTTGTAGTCATGGAAGGGATGAACAGCACCGGGAAGAGGCTGATCGCATCCAGACTGTACGAG GGGGTGCCACTTCCCTTCCACAAGCCAACAGAAGCGGCTGCAG ATTCAGAGCCGCGGATGGTCCTGGTTTCCTGTGGCCCCTACACCACATCCGACAGCATTGCCTACGAGCCCATGGTGGACCTGCTTGAGATCATCAACAGGGACAAGCCGGACGTTTGCATCTTG CTTGGACCGTTCCTTGATGCGAAACACAAGCAAGTCGAG GAAGGGCAGCTCATTGTTTCATATGATGAGGTCTTCAGAAAGTGTTTGAAGACCATCATCGAAGGCACAAGGAG TGCCGGCTCCCACCTGGTTGTGGTTCCTTCGCTGAGAGATGTGCATCACGTCTGCATTTATCCCCAGCCACCCTTTGCCTACGAACTCTCCAAAGAGGACCGACAG AGAGTGCTCTTCGTCCCTGATCCCTGCACTTTAGAGATCGACGGGGTGATTTTCGGCTTAACTTCGGTGGATGTGCTGTTCCATGTGGGAGCAGAAGAAATCAGCCG cTCTTCCGGCCTCCAGGACCGTTTCTCTCGAATTCTCAGACACATCCTGACTCAGCGGAG CTACTATCCTCTCTACCCACCCCCTGAGGACATGAATGTGGATTACGAGCATTTCTACCCTCACGCCTCTCTGCCCCTCACGCCGGACTTCTTGATCACTCCCTCTGACTTGAAATACTTCATTAAG GACATCCTGGGGTGCATCTGCATTAACCCCAGCCGGCTGACGAAAGGACAGGTGGGGGGCTGCTATGGGCAGCTGTGGGTCCAGCCCCAGACCTGGGGGGCCGAGCGGAAGAGCCCGTGCATCGCTGCGCAAGTGATCAAGATCTAA